The DNA sequence AGTTCAATGGGGCAATTGCCCCCACACCCCTACACATAAATCCGTCTtattccttccatctttccaACTCTTGGTTAATccttagagtatggtttaattgtcaaactctaacttattatcattattataatgaactgtgaatgacttaaaaaactcatttttttattcattcaatctctttggtcaatgttttattcatctcagtcattataatcatagagctcaaactctttaTCGAGAGTTGACGGATTCTTTATCGAGTAGTCATTAATTCTAtaagtatttaaatcatacccaatgtccattcaactagcaccctagGGCATTAGGTGTTCgaaatcaaagtataataaatacattatcAATCACTATGATAGTCTCAAGCCAAAGGAACTCTATTATTATGTTCATTTTGAaaatatcctattgacaaatatgcagtaattataaccattagaaattctcaaagtgagtcagttcaatggtcatatctctatatgcaccatttatatatataatgtaataaatgagatctattaatcttcatccaataaagaccattatatatatatatatatatattgattttttCGGATTATAATGCCATTTTTAATAATTCTATGACCAAtaacaatttagattaaattataaaagatttatctctcaatattatgatcactatcacaatgataaatctctaaatttaatcaagaatcttattatattaacattttaatataataacaataacaaattatttgatatATGATTGATTAGATTATAGTCATACTATTTATTTCCAACACCttcaactaaaaaaattatcaaattttcacATAGAAAATAATTGCAAGCAATAACAACTCCTCTAATAAATCGAAtctatttcatttaatttactACTATTTTAGTTAAATAGAATTTATTTCATTCGATTTATATGGAATGTGCTTAAATCAAACTTAACAGCTTTAATTTacatagaataaaaataaaaatcagacatatatatatataaggtaCTTGGTTTTAGGATATATTCATATAATATTGATATCCATCTTATTTGTCTAAGTAAATTACTCAATTATTTATGTGCTTATaaaatgtaattattttttaacatagTGATATATAATTAAATGCATGTGTCTCATATTCATATCTTACATTTTTCAACGTATGATGAAACTTACAATTTCGTATGTTTAATTTGAGCTCAAAGGTTACATTGTGACATTTTGCAAACTGAGTGCTCTAcaattttatatcaaaaatatataatttgtatattaaaattagttattaaaatcaaacaccaacatatattttatattagtgattaattttaataattaattttagtctACATGTAACACTACTATGCATTTTAAATACTTCCCCAATATGCCAAATTTTGTGCACAATCTCCATGGTACTGGATTTCATATGCACTTGCGTGGCCTACCAACGAATGCAAGACTTCAACccaataataaatacatattatactttcattttaaaaagaaaatgcgACTATAGCAACTTGATTGATATAAACCCAAAGTCTTCAAAAGGAACAGTGACGGTGGACTTTAAAAAACTTGGATCCCAAGAAAACTTGAATCCCAAGGAAAACTTGTACAACTAAAACCACTATAGTGAGGCTTAATTTAGGTTATTATATATACTCATATGATTCCTTTTGTTTTTTGTGGTAAtctttttctaaataaatatgGATCAACATAGCAACATTTCAGAAGCAAATTCTGataacaagaaaagaaacaatTCTATCCACCTTCTTGCACAAATATTTTCAGATTATTTAGAGTTGAAGGAGCTTCTTAGAATCCGCGGCGTTTGCAAGGATTGGAAATACGCTTCCACCGAAGCATTGGCTCGTCTTGAAATTGAAACCTTTCAAGACGAGCCATGGTTTCTTATCTATGGCGAAGGTTCTACGTGTTCGTTGCTAAGCAACGAGGATAAGTTGTATACATTGAACATCCCAGAATTCGAGGGAGCAACTTGCGTTGCCTCGAATTCGGGGTGGCTGCTTCTGTTTCGCCAAGGCTCGATTTTCTTCCTTTGCCCGTTCTCCAGAGCAAGGATTGATCTTCCAAAGTTTCCATTATCGGAACTAATAGATTGCTCTGAATATGTTGCTGCATTTTCGTCGGCTCCGACTAGTGAAGATTGCACGGTGGCTGTGATTAACCGATGGCATGAAATCGCTTTGCAGTTACATCTTCTTCGCCGCAGCGACCAACGTTGGAGAGTGTATGAATGTCTTTGTACAATAGGAGATTTGAGTACAATAAAGTTTGCTACTTATAAGGAAGGAGCTTTTCAAATATTAGATGGTTTTAATGGGTTAGTTACCTTTGATGCTAGAACCAAAAGATGGAGAAAACATGTTGAAAACTCTTCATCAGTAGGAAAGTATCTCAGGTGTAAAATATGTAATAATTTGAGCGAGAAACTAGGGTTGGAGAAAAATGTTTGTGTGTCTACGTGTGGAACTCAGATTTCACAGTGTGATGGACTTGACATCGTGATTCAGAATGAGAATATTCAAGCAGCTAAAGGGTCTCAAAATTGTCAAGTTAAAGGGGTTTGGATCCAacccaaattctttaaaatgaCACATGAACATAGATGGTAGCTCgaggggtttttttttttttttttttgaagtatattgtattatttacaTCTCCTAGGATAATAGTATTCGTACCTCTAATAAGAGTTGTTCATGGCTCAGTCGAGAGAAACATTCTTATAATAATATATGGCGTATCAAAATTCTTCGTAGGCagtatttttataataatcaTTATATTATTCTACAATGAATAGTATTTTAGTACAAAAAATACTTAAGTATAATTAGATTAATTaccaataattattataatataaaaaataattaaattaaaaaatatgataataataaataatactttTAGATTATtacgcaaaaaaaaaaactaaatcatgtataatactaataattatattaaaaaattttattgacgtcgcataaaataattaataattggaTTAAAATTTATCAACAATTATAAGGTTAAAAATTTTAGTTGTCGAGTGTGATATATTTAGCTGAGCTAAAATTTCACCAACGTTAGTTAATAGAATTATTATTGGGTTAAAATTTAGTtgtcaaataatatatatttagatATATAAAAAACCTAAGTTGATAACTACAATTAATgactataattaatatatatcaaattaatatagtattagttaaaaatttatttgtctagtgtgattaatttagtattaatatatatatcaaattaacgactataattaaaaaaataatgctATATGAccaacaaatattattatttttagtcagTAAATATTGAATTAATACCATTTGTATTTACGTCATTTTTTAGAATTTGCGTACATGAATTAAGAAAATGACAATTTAGTGCTTGTGTtggttaaataataataaaaaatactaaaaattgtTAGTCCTCGaaaatttttctaattaaaatttagttgtcCAGTGTGATTTATAAAAATTACCGTGATTAACGGCCATAATTTATGAAAATTATAAGTACAatgatattaataataaaaaataaaaaataattgaatgaatcatatatatatatagaaataatCATAAtcagaaaataattaatatatacatgacttaaatatatttatgtataattaatatatagtatacataaataaaaaatatttagaattatttGAACAAAATAATATATCATGAGAATATAGAAACTATTAATTACACAATAAATATATACgtatacattaaaaaaattattaataaaaaaattataataaatttttaattttacaaatCAATCACATATAATTAGAATAATTTGTTCTGAAAATAGATAATTAagttaatttaatattaattaaatgttattatttctaatttaaaatagatcaattatatatatatatatatatatatatatatatatatatatatatatatatgtcccGTAGTATATTAcgtaattataaatttttatattcaagatttatatttttcttaacaATTGTTATAGCTACTAgattatattctaatatatttttttatttttttgcagGTACGATCTTtgagtaaagtattgtttttggGTAAGTTCTAaaattgtccctaacgtttaaatcatcttatttaagtccctaacgttttaaaattgactcaatgttgtcctaaCGTTAAAAATCTGCTAACAGAATTTACGGTATGACAAAATTAAGACAATTTTAAAAGGTTAGGAACTTAAATAGGATGAAAATGTTTAAGACAAAAACAATACATagaacataaaatttaaaaacttaaaGTTAAGATACTTCGATACAAGAATAAAGATACTATAGATATACAATGATCAGTGTTAGAAA is a window from the Arachis stenosperma cultivar V10309 chromosome 3, arast.V10309.gnm1.PFL2, whole genome shotgun sequence genome containing:
- the LOC130967025 gene encoding uncharacterized protein LOC130967025, coding for MDQHSNISEANSDNKKRNNSIHLLAQIFSDYLELKELLRIRGVCKDWKYASTEALARLEIETFQDEPWFLIYGEGSTCSLLSNEDKLYTLNIPEFEGATCVASNSGWLLLFRQGSIFFLCPFSRARIDLPKFPLSELIDCSEYVAAFSSAPTSEDCTVAVINRWHEIALQLHLLRRSDQRWRVYECLCTIGDLSTIKFATYKEGAFQILDGFNGLVTFDARTKRWRKHVENSSSVGKYLRCKICNNLSEKLGLEKNVCVSTCGTQISQCDGLDIVIQNENIQAAKGSQNCQVKGVWIQPKFFKMTHEHRW